The genomic interval ATATGTAAGTAAGGGATTTTTCATTATGTATaacaaaaatgcattttttatgtTCTGGTTTTTCATACTCGTAAAATTGTTGTTTCTGAGTACTTCTGAAGACTGCCTTATTGAGTATACATTGACGTGATTATAAATATCAAGAGAAGAAttatatcaaacaaaatatgaattggcCATTACCTACAATAACCCAAAAGCTTCCCCAGTTCTCTCTACCCTATCTCAACGATACAAATTACTGTTCTTCATATAACTTCCCGTTCTTGTTTCTTGTTCGCGTTTTTAtcatcataataaaataaatctgaGTAGGAACTCTTTTTATCTAATTCATAAAAaggaatatatttatattactacCTCAAAAAATAAGATCCGGAAAGTTGTGGACAGAATTTGGAAGCAACCTTGATATCTATAAAAATCTATGAGTCCTATTGAAAAACCAAAAGAACAATTTCCTATTTACGAATCTTTATCTCTTTATCTTTGAAATACTTGGCAGGTAAATGAATAACAGGTACGGGCGAATACTCAGAAGCAATACTTAGAGACCTAGGGATGGTAGTTTTAGTGAAAAACAACGTTAGCAACGCCGCACCCGATATAAAAGCTAAACCAAGTATacctaataaatatattaatactttttgaCCTATCGGTAATATATCTGTCACTAGTGTTATGAGGAAGCTTACGGTAGATGGTAAACTCGTACAACTGAGTTCTATCCATAAGATAGGAACGTTAAGGCCGTTAAAAGGTCTCGTTTTTGAATTGAATCTGGTTTGTTTAATCCCTAGGTTCACTTGTATTTTTAAAGCAGATTCATCTAGAGGTATACCCAAATAAGGGTGCATTTTAGCTATGCTGTTATGCTTCTCTTCTTTTGGTTCTAAACCATTGACACTATCAACAATTTCCCGTGGGGAATTCAAAAAATGCGGTTGTGATAATGTAATCGGTATATCGTAATAACAAGGCGCTATAGTTTGCAAGCCTTTTCCTGGACATTCTCCTCCATGACAAAAgcattcattttctttattttcttccgGCGAAGCGAACATATTGGAAGCCATTTTGTAATTGTAAGATTTGAATCCTTGTTTAGTGTAACCTTCCTCGAAGTATTCCAAAGTTATAGGACGACAAAATGCTTTTCTGAATAAGTTGatatttgttttcttcataGGATGAGGATAGAATGTTCCGTCGTAAACACCTTCTACTAATTGACATTTCTTAGTAGTTTTTATAGCTTCGTCGCTACCGTCGTATCCCCATTCCGGTAGTCCTTCCAGACCATTCCATTTTACTATATGGAAAAATGCTTTGCGTTCTTCTTCTGACAAAAGGTTACTGTAACGAGATTCTATTTTTTCGGGATTGACAGCGACTACTACTTCATTAGCATTATCTCGACTCAGCAACTGCAACAAACAATAGAATTAATAATAACGATGCGCTAacccaattaaaaataaaaatattaattgtattAAAGCAAACAAACCAAACGATCTGTATAAATATTTGGGATTTCGTTGGCTGAAATTACTGTTACGAACAATTTCGCAAAATGGTTTCCACGGCCTgccctgtccagctactatggaatttgaatatgaaaattcggtgaattcgcgcggcgtcttccacattttttataaatggcgaaAGCGCGTTTCCTTTTAGAATTTTGTATTATAGCGggcggtttatttacaatatttcttccaaataatttctaggacattctatttatttcttttgggtctttttgttctagagttttgtataattctatttttggtatataaataagtacaTGTAGAGCATGTATAgcagtttagttagttttaGAAAGAATTTATTAAGATGTAGggtgaaatagaaaaaattttttattttttcgaggAATATGATTTCAGTACTCTACATAAGTTGCCTTGGATGTCATTAAAGGATTTCTATAGCCTTTGGCCTCAAAATACATTCAAGTTTTGACTATATAGTCTCGAAGATCAAATTTTTACTTGAATTAGTATATACTTTTTTAAGATCTTGATCAATAGTATTTCAAAAGAAAGGCCTCTAAGATTCTATAAGCAAACACTCATTTAGTTCGTTATATGATCAGTACGAAGACACTACGACAAGTACTGAACTTCGTGGCCTGATGGCGCGAACAACATTAAATCAATATCATCTCGACCATTCTCGGAAGCGACTACTGTCGAAATTTCAGAAGCACGGACATTTAGTTTTGTTTCTACAGCATGTGGAAATGAGTGTGTCCGTTGTTTTTGAAAGGTAAATCGAGAAGCCAACTCAAAAAACGTTTGGATGCTGTGTATTATCATAACTCTTTTATTCTAATTGCAGTCCTGTCTAATTGGTACGAGTTTCATCGAGGTTGCTTTTTGATCAACGTCTACGTTGCTCTGAAAATAGTTACCAACTAACAAAACTTACGGTTTCGTATGGGAGATGCGAGATGACTGAAAGAATAGGAATTTCAAAAGATTGCGTAATTGCCAGTTACGTAATTCGAAGAAATTCATGCATTGTTTAGTGACATGGGTCCACTGGTACTCTCCAGAGACCAAGAAACGCTCAAAACAGTGCATTTTACTTGGTGATTGAGCATAAAATCAGACTGTTCTATCTGAAGAAGGGTAAAAATTCGAATTGTGAAATTTATCATCCTAACCAACCGTCAACTTGATTAAAATGCTTTACAAACTGCTGCCACATCAACTGCACTTTCCAAATTTAGCCACGTGCaccatttttgaataagttaCTCGTCAGGGcagaaatttgatttgaataggAAGGGCATCTAAGAAATGGTGCCTTATTTTACAGACCTCGAGAAAATGTTCTTTCAGACAACTTAACAAAGATCTAAGTTTCCAATATTTCCGAtatattaagtattttttgGACCACCGTTTCTTTCAGACAATAAACCATGAAACAGTATTAAAAATTAAAGTGATTTGAATTGTATGGAAAAGTTTATTCTTTACTTACCCTTTCGAAAATACCAAATGTACCGAAATCAATCCATTTTGGAACAAATTGATTGGCTACTGCTACCAGACTATCGTTGTAACCCCACAAATACTCATCAACTGTTATGTTAACGAAAGATTGGGATCCCATGGCGAGACTTAAGCTTGAAAATGCCATACTCGTCAAGAAA from Diorhabda sublineata isolate icDioSubl1.1 chromosome 8, icDioSubl1.1, whole genome shotgun sequence carries:
- the LOC130448371 gene encoding scavenger receptor class B member 1-like; its protein translation is MKEIRYTVNKKILTLALVGVIMVCCSCLIYFYDPLNFIIQKLLSITPGSILFGLWADPPYTPALKFYIFNVTNSEQFLNGEEKLNITEVGPYCYREYLTNQNATFDIEKGTMTFRPHRNIVFDPECSVRDPKKDRILVPNIPLLGIQSYLTDYNFLTSMAFSSLSLAMGSQSFVNITVDEYLWGYNDSLVAVANQFVPKWIDFGTFGIFERLLSRDNANEVVVAVNPEKIESRYSNLLSEEERKAFFHIVKWNGLEGLPEWGYDGSDEAIKTTKKCQLVEGVYDGTFYPHPMKKTNINLFRKAFCRPITLEYFEEGYTKQGFKSYNYKMASNMFASPEENKENECFCHGGECPGKGLQTIAPCYYDIPITLSQPHFLNSPREIVDSVNGLEPKEEKHNSIAKMHPYLGIPLDESALKIQVNLGIKQTRFNSKTRPFNGLNVPILWIELSCTSLPSTVSFLITLVTDILPIGQKVLIYLLGILGLAFISGAALLTLFFTKTTIPRSLSIASEYSPVPVIHLPAKYFKDKEIKIRK